One Oryza glaberrima chromosome 10, OglaRS2, whole genome shotgun sequence DNA segment encodes these proteins:
- the LOC127753382 gene encoding uncharacterized protein LOC127753382 has translation MAAVASSAEVHEGTRSCVLLNVRGYRAARRDATTATSYTSNGHPIEVSFRAAPPPVLSDFYVYCPALQLQEPADYPSMVPKAIAVDGDLFLFRIPIDRVGTMSLTHNDYFVYMARSPPHRPRLDLLPNPSHDTLGDKEIAILSCADGGEQYVVTALRTIPGSKTIHRLHLYRSKPNCEQGRWTSQMVSVEGPLMRDLVCPIPETVHRQVHHVTSKVIRLGTGANGMVGWVDIWRGILLCDVLQESPKLYDMPLPLPAKSNSHRAFLNTTDQYCGDVAVSRDKSFIKYVEMEIVTPKIVSATPPGDCDPDPFLEWLRRRECKDLKRTLVHGRWKATTWRMPIPVTSWDDWCRDCAVESAELSTDNPKAYELLCAVSKESLKEDDDDKAMEAATTTTTRLPLGRLGMAYPAMSIDDDVIYVLTKPVMGNGKAAFLTAVDVRRKKVLAVAKLDSAVFMRYYLAVGISKHFCTTKQTFEWAGS, from the coding sequence atggccgccgtcgcctcctcggcCGAGGTCCACGAGGGCACCCGGAGCTGCGTCCTGCTCAACGTCCGCGGCTACAGGGCCGCCCGCcgcgacgccaccaccgccacgtcCTACACGAGCAACGGCCATCCCATCGAGGTCAGCTTCCGCGCCGCCCCCCCGCCGGTCCTCTCCGACTTCTACGTCTACTGCCCCGCCCTGCAGCTGCAAGAACCAGCCGATTATCCCTCCATGGTGCCCAaggccatcgccgtcgacggcgacctcTTCCTCTTCCGTATCCCGATCGACCGCGTCGGCACCATGTCCCTCACCCACAACGACTACTTCGTCTACATGGCGCGGTCTCCCCCTCACCGCCCGAGACTGGATCTGCTCCCGAACCCGTCGCACGATACCCTGGGAGACAAGGAGATCGCCATACTGAGCTGTGCCGATGGCGGCGAGCAGTACGTGGTGACCGCCCTCAGGACCATCCCCGGCAGTAAAACCATCCACAGGCTGCATCTGTACCGCTCCAAACCGAACTGCGAGCAAGGGAGATGGACTTCGCAGATGGTGTCTGTGGAGGGACCACTGATGAGGGACTTGGTGTGCCCCATCCCTGAGACGGTGCACAGGCAAGTGCACCACGTGACGAGCAAGGTGATCAGGCTGGGAACAGGTGCAAATGGCATGGTAGGGTGGGTGGATATCTGGCGCGGCATCCTCCTCTGCGACGTGCTCCAGGAGAGCCCCAAGCTCTATGACATGCCGCTGCCTCTGCCGGCCAAGAGCAACAGCCACAGGGCCTTCCTCAACACCACCGACCAGTACTGCGGCGACGTCGCCGTCAGCCGAGACAAGAGCTTCATCAAGTACGTCGAGATGGAGATCGTCACGCCCAAGATCGTGAGCGCCACGCCACCAGGTGACTGTGATCCTGACCCGTTCCTCGAATGGCTGCGCCGTCGAGAATGCAAGGACCTGAAACGCACCTTGGTCCATGGCCGCTGGAAGGCCACCACATGGAGGATGCCGATCCCGGTCACCTCATGGGACGATTGGTGCCGCGACTGCGCTGTTGAATCTGCCGAGCTCAGCACTGACAACCCAAAGGCTTATGAGTTGCTGTGTGCTGTGAGCAAAGAAAGTCTTaaagaggatgatgatgataaggCCATGGAGGCGGCAACAACAACCACGACGAGGTTGCCATTGGGACGCCTGGGCATGGCTTACCCTGCCATGAGCATCGATGACGATGTCATTTACGTGCTGACAAAACCCGTCATGGGGAATGGCAAGGCGGCATTTCTGACTGCTGTTGatgtgaggaggaagaaggtgcTGGCAGTGGCCAAGCTTGATAGCGCCGTTTTCATGCGTTACTACCTTGCCGTTGGGATCTCCAAACATTTTTGCACAACGAAACAAACTTTTGAATGGGCCGGAAGTTAG